From the genome of Mustela erminea isolate mMusErm1 chromosome 3, mMusErm1.Pri, whole genome shotgun sequence:
AAGGTCTAGCTGATGAAGACAGACAGACTTGCTTTTACATTCAACGTGAAGACTATCCTTAGTCACATACACTATCCTTAGTCATAtacattgagatttttaaatgatttatttatcctAGAATTTGAGTATTGGTAAAAATCCTTGAGATTTAATCTAATGTCCTTTTAGAAATGGGAACAGGCTCATTAAGATTCTGAAGTGTgtccaagcaaaaaaaaaaaaaaaaaattaaattaaaggcaCAATTACTGTACTCTTTTCagaggactctgaaaaacaatctgagggttttaaaggggtggggggtgggaggttgggggaaccaagtggtgggtattagagagggcacggattacatggagcactgggtgtggtacaaaaacaatgaatactgttatgctgaaaaaaataaataatttaaaattaaacaaaacaaaaaacctgtacTCTTTTCAACTCTGGGGATGGCAGAGATTCACGTACTCAAGTTTTGCATTGAATTTCTGAATTGTCTGAAACATGGTTATACtatatatgtgctgccgaagcgagcacagaaACATGGTTATACTATAGAGTGAGAAGTGAGCTGGCAGCATATTAACAGGGGTCCCTAAACCAAGGCTTTTTCATTACAAGTCTGCATTCGACTGTAGTGATGATTATAACACACATCCTCTAAATCTCTTTTCCCACTGATACATCATTCAATCCTGCAAGCCCAACAAAGCAGTAATATATCCATACCACTCAAcagtccctctctctttcttccttcccattatttgttgaaaacatGAGGTCATTTCCTGGACAATGCTTCTCCAAATTTAAGGCACACGAGAATTAcctaggatcttgttaaaatgcggAGTCTTTCATTTGGCCGAgaacctgcatttctaacaagctctctGGGGATACCAGGGCCGCTGGTATGCAGTCCACAGTTTGAAAGTAGCAATGCTATACATTCTCCCATTTCTGAATCTGAGGAACTGAATCTATGAGATGTGGCTTAATACATTCCTCTAGCCcctgtattttctaaataggTGAGCTAGACGTTTACTCAaatttgagttaaattttttgCAAGAAGACTTAAAAGAGATGCTCTGTTCTTCCGACTGCATCACATCAGGATGCACATGAACTAACTCTCTCTCGGTGATGTTCTCTGGTGAGTGGGTTCAGGTACTATCAGTCTGTTTCATCTAGTACAAACTTCCCCATCAGTTTCTACCTAATGATTTTAGTAGTCATTGATGATTATAGTCTAAATTCATCATTCCATTATGTACTGTAATTCTATTCTTTCCATATCTACTAATTGGAATTCTATCAGGAATCAATTTCCCTCATTCACTATTTCGTTACAATGAAGCACAAGTTATACGGGAAAGGTGCTTATTTTAATAATCAGGCTCATTCCATCTGTTCAAAGAAGGGGAGAATATCCAAATGGCTGTGTTTCATTTGCTGAGTCACCCAAACATACACTGAGCCCACACAAAGCAGGTTTCCCAAGTATGAAaactgctgagcagaaagacacACCTTTACTCTAAGAAATGAAGTGTGGGAGCCCAGGAGGCATGGTTGAGACCATGGGCTTACTTCCAATCTGGGATTTGCTATGAAATAAAGATTAAGAAGAATTCTGGGTAACATTTCCCAAAACACCTGATCATAAGAATTACCTGGGGAACTtgttaaataaacagaatctcaAGTGATCCTCAAGTATTCAACCTTACACCAGAATCTTTGGAGGTGGGCTCTAAGAATCAGTTGGGAAAATTCACcctaaaaatagagttaccagcTACCACTGCTTGATGAAATACCCCTTGAGAAATATCAAACCCTACTGCCTCTACACTtccatatttattaaacacttttgGGTATATAAACTGTTATCAGTAGTGAATACACTGCCCTTGACAGAAAAATCAGTCCTAGCTCTTGAGCCACGCTTAATGATTACATGGTATTCTGGCCTAGAGATTCATCTCTTTTTAGTTTGGCTATTAGGAGTCTTTTGTCCCATACCTAGAGAAACTGacacattcattttcttctctcgcAGAGCTGAGACGTATTTCTTGGACTCCAGTAACTGTCTCACAGGAAAAATGGCTCACAAATGAGGCCTAAGTCTCAATCTTTGGAATCCTCTGAGTTGACCACTACCTTGTCCTTTTTTCACCCTCCCAAACTTCTTGActaaagggcttttttttttttttttttttttaatttatttgacagacagagatcacagtaggcagagaggcaggcagagagaggaggaagcaggcttcctgctgagcagagagcccgatgcagggctcgatcccaggaccatgggatcatgacctgagctgaaagcagaggctttaacccactgagccacccaggcgcacccccccttttttttttaaccaactttcCCCATTTCCTCATTATCCAAATCTTCCTCTACTTCCTATAGACCAACTTCACTGAGTCACTCATTCAACCAGCATTGAGCATTCCAGGCACTGTGGCAGGACCCAGAAAGCTTTGAATAAAATTGTGTCCCTGTCCTAAGAGCTTGTATTTCAGCAGCTGAAAGAACACAAACATGTAAACAAGTAAGCGTGTAACATAATGTGTGTATTCTTGTCGTGGGCTGAATTgtgtgtccctccctcccccaaaatatGCTGGAACTCCTAACCCCCACTACCTGTGAATGGGACCTTCCTTATTTGGAAGTaaagtctttgcagatataatcacattaagatgaggtcacagCAAATCAGGGTGAGCCCTCTTCCAATGATAGGCGTCCTTCTAAGAGGGAAATCTGGGCAGAAAGACACGCACAGCGGGAAAACACCATATGAAGACAAAGGCGGCTAGTAGGGTGCTGCAGTTACAAGCCAGGAACACCAGACAGTGCCAGGATGTTCTACAAGCTAGGAGAGGCAGGGAGCAAATTTTTCCTCAAGGTTGTCAGAAAGAATGAACCCTGTTCacatcctgatttcagactttggacctccagaactgcaagggaataagtttctgttgttgtAAGCCACCCAATTTGTGGTAAAATGTGAGAGCAGCCCTAGAAAATGATCAATACAGCGCTGAAGAAAAAGAACTCATGGTAAGGGGATAGAGAACAACATAGGAGTATGGTAGTGGCTTTTCACAGAAGGAAGGGATTTCTCTGGAGGATAAATCTGAGCAGCATCCTGGAGAAGGCCTGTGAGccacaggagggaggggcaaagcaGAGAtaattagagagagaaggagatcaaGTGCAGAGGAAGAAGTTACATGCTGGGAGTGTCCAAGGAACAAGAGAGCCATGTTGTTGGTAAGGAGTGAGGAGTAAAGAGAGGTGGGTTGAGGACCTGGAAtcatcagaatttaaaaacaaaacgaaacaaaacataCCTCAGGCTTCCCCCCCAGAACAACAAAATCACAATTTCTGGAGATGGGATTTAGGTCTTAGGACTTTTTAAAGCCTTCCCAGAGATTACAATGTGTAGCCCAAATTAAGAACCACTGATTCAGATTAAAGTTTGCATTTTGTAAAAGAGGAAAGTGCAGCCCTGAGAGGCTAGCTGACTGCCTAAAGACACGCAGTTAATACCTAACGAAGACAgaactgggttaaagcctcgggtATCTTTCCATTGTCCCTTCATCTACATTATGCTATCTGAAACACACTTCTAGGTTAgctgaagattttttaaatcccacagatatctttaatctttacaaagaagtgatttttaatgGCGAAATTGACTGAATTTAAAAGTGtaaaatcagggcgcctgggtggctcagtgggttatgcctctgcctttggctcaggtcatgatctcagggttctgggattgagtccagcactgggctcactggaagcagggagtctgcttcccctctctctctgtctgtctctctgcctatttgtgatctctctctttgtgtcaaataaataaataaaatctttaaaaaaaaagtttaaatcagAAGCATCATCTTCCATTTTGGAATGACTCCTGAAAATTCCAATTCAGAACTGTTCTGAGATAGTTTGATGGGTGTAGTTCAAGCATCCAAGAGTTGAAATGCAAAGCCCATTCTAATCAATTATAAAGACAACCTTGCAGCAGAGCCTGAGCTAATCtctaaaattcctcatattaCGAACATTTTATGAGTTATGTTCTGGCCTAAATGCATTGTCTTCCACATCTCACACTGTCCCTTGCATATATTGGCAAGGTGAATAAATGTACAAACAGATGTAAGCAGGCATGGAAGCTGTGGGAGGACTTGAAAGCCAGGTTACAGTACCTTTCCTGATGAGAGTGACACCTAAATTGTCCCAATCAGAATCCCATAGTCATACTgacctcctccccatctccctcaaTCCCCTCATCAATAGATGAACGTTAGGAAGGTCTTACATGCTGACCTTCCTTTACCTCCGCTTTTGTTCAGACCTTTACAATTTCTCACCTGGATCTCTAACACAGAACAAGTAAATTCCCATGGCCAGACACCCCTTTTCAATCCACTTTCTAGTCATCTTTCTAGAACATAAACCTCAATGTGTCACTCTCCTTAATTAACAAAGCTTTGAGTCTAACTTTCTGCCTCTTGCGCCCTGCATGCCATACTCTAGCCACTCTCAACTCTGCTACACCAACTCTTGCTTGTAGcattctttctgcctggaatacATTCCTTCCACATCTACCTAAGCAAGCCCCAACATCATTTAAGATGCTGTGCAAATATACTTTTTCTCCACCCAACATGGAGGTAGGTCTCTCcgtaggaggagagagaagggagagacctgcttttattactcttttaaaaaaatcatggtgtAATTGTCAGTTCTTGTCTGTCTTTCCAGTAAGCTCTTCAATTACCCATTCATCAAGTATTCATTAAGCACCCTCTGTGTCAGGCCATATTCTCCATACTGGGcgtacagcagtgaacaaaaacaaagcttCTGCTCTCCTAGAGCTCACAGCCTAGCACAGGAAATGGAAAGGCCATTAGTTAAGAACTAAGTTCTTAGTTAAGAACTAAGAAAGGACAGACATTCAGGGAAGTGTGTGATGCAAGCAGAAGGATCTGTAATCATGAAAGCCTCCTTGAAGACTTATTCACATTTTCATGCTCTATCACTAATCAGAGCCTAGCAAAAGTCCAATAAACACTGGGTGAATTATTGCTGAACTTACTGCCTAGTAAAGATATCCCTCCATTTCTCCTACAGTGGTTCCCCTCTGCCTAGAGGAAAAATACCCAACTACAGAAAGCTCTGTACTTCCTAGCGGAGGGCATCCTAACAAACTGGTCTTTTAAGTCCTGCTCAAATACCACTCTTAAACAATCATTTCCATTTGTATCCTTATAGCACCTAGTTTTTACTCCCTCTGTGGTATATACCCTCTACTGCTTTACATACAAATATTTGTGCATAGTTATTATCTTCCCTCAAATTCTTGAAAATGCAGATCACaacttctccccccccccactccagttCTATTCTCACATATCATCTAGCTCAAGACCTTGCATGTATGGATAGCCCTGAACAGAGTGACTGGATAGATTCTAACTAGATTaggaaaatattgagaaaagCTGCATCCTCACCAAAGGCTTTAGCAGTGTAGGGGAAGACAGTACATTTCTCCTATGAAGGCTTATTAGTAGCTGCCACAAAAAgggttttcttaattattttttataatgctaTCTCATGggtatctttataatttttcctgGCTGAGTAAGGAGGTTGGCCAAGTTCTCAAGGGAATTTTTGAAGCCTAACTTCATGTTTCAATTGCTGGGAAGTGTTAGGTGGGGACAGGGACCTGGGGTTAAGAGTAGGGGTAATTTCTGTGGAGGGCTGGGCCACACCCAGGCACTATCCACGTTTTCCATTCTCACGAGGTGCGACTGCCTCCACCTTTACTTGAGCCTTTCTATCAAGTTTCTTTGCTCTCTTCTAAGAGTGGACgaactaaccaaaaaaaaaaaaaaaaaaaaaaaaaaaaaaaaaaaaaaaacggagggTAGGGGAAGGAatacagaatttcatttttcagaagacCAGAAAAACATTATTAACAAATTCTCTCCCCGCGATACAGGGGAGAGTGCCAAGAGTTAGGAAAACATACAGAATAGTCGGTCCTTAAGCAGCAAGTCTGCGGCAATGACTCGTGCCTGAGCCAATCACACAGTCACCAGATTTGAAAATCTACCATCATTAATCCCCTTCTAACTCACTGCAAACAGTCCCAGGAAGTGGAGACTAGGTAAAATCTGGAAAGGAcggttttcaaagattttgaagggattaggagaaggaaaggtagaGAGATCTCTCCACGCCCCTCAATCCAGAAGCGCTTTAGTGAATCGCCACCCTGACTCCCCCCACCTTCTCCATGTGCCCATTTAACTTCTCTCTACCCTCTCCATCCTCCCAACCCCTCAATCACTCCCTCTGTTACCTGCTCACTAAGTCTTGAGGCTTGGGTAAAACTGTGCAGCCGAAGTACCGGCCGGCAAGGAAGGGGTGCAGACAGAAGGCGCGGGCGCTGGGATACCCGTTCCACCTCTGGAGAAGCGCGCTCCGCCCTCCACGCGGCCTCAGAGCCCTGTTCCGATCACAACCGGTAAGCCCCGCCCACTCCCTAGCTAGGCCCCGCCCGCTGGGCCAAGAGCTTTTTAGCCCTTGGCAGGCGCCGTACTCGTCCATCCGGCTTGGCCTGACTCTTTCGGCGCCGGTTGGAAATGCGCTTCGTAGCGCGCGGTGGGTGGGAGGACCTGGCACCTCCCCCGCCCAGCTTCTCGCCTCTGCAGTCAGACCCCTGGGGTGAAGAAAGTGTCCCCTTCTGGGTCTCCAGTCTGCTGCAGTGCCCCTGCGTTAACGCTCTCTCGTGCTGCAGCTGTTGAAGCCGCGACTATTCCCGCGTCTCGGTGCGGGCAGAGCCACCTCTGCTCTCTGCGGACCTGGCTGGAGGGTGCGGGCCGACTCTCCAGGCCGCGTCTCGGCGCGTCCTTCCTCTTAGTTCTCCCCCCCACCCTCGCATCTCCCGGATCCCCCGCCCTCTCCTCGCTCTGCGCCTCCTCGCTGGCTGCGGGCTGACCGCTCCACACCGCCGCAGCGCCTAGCGTCTGGACAGCCTGCCAGAGGCACACACACCTACACCCACTCCACCCGACCGCACCCCTGCCCAGCATGTCCGCTCTCGAGTGGTACGCCCACAAGTCCCTGGGCGACGGCATCTTCTGGATTCAGGAACGCTTCTATGAGTCGGGCAACCGCGCCAACATCTGGCTGGTGCGCGGTTCCGAGCAAGATGTGGTGATCGATACGGGCCTGGGGCTGCGCAGCCTCCCGGAGTACCTGTACTCCTCTGGGCTCTTGCAGGATCACGGGGCCAAAGAGGACGCGGCGTGCCGGCCACTGCTGGCCGTGGCCACCCACGTGCACTTCGACCACTCCGGAGGCCTCTACCAGTTCGACCGGGTGGCCGTGCATCATGCCGAGGCCGAGGCGCTGGCTCGCGGGGACAACTTTGAGACCGTGACCTGGCTGTCTGACAGCGAGGTGGTGCGGGCGCCCAGCCCCGGCTGGAGGGCCAGGCAGTTCCGAGTGCAGGCGGTACAGCCCACCCTCATCCTGCAGGATGGTAATGGGCCCTCGCGGGCGCGCGCTCTGTCTTTAAGGGAGGGGATTGGGGAAAACTGTTCGAGGGATGCATGCTGCAGACGTGCGTGGCTTTAAGCTGGCCCGTTTTGTCACATCGCAGAAACACCActactctttcttcctttcttgggtGGAAGCCCACTCGATGGGAGCCAAGGCCATCGCAGCCTTCCCTACCAGAGACCAGTTCTGGCACCGTGTGGCAACGCCAAGTACTGGAATTAAATCCGGCCCCACCCCCTAGTCATCTTCCTATGCAAGATACAGTAGTAACACTACAAAGGCTTGTGACTAGGGATTACCCATTCTTTTCCCCGAACACCTGATTTCCAGACGCGTTTCTAGAGAAAAGACTTCTAAGTAATGACTCCTCACAAAGAGTTCATGACATGCTCTGTGCTTTTGAGGCCGGCTGACTTCATCCGGGATGTCAGTGGTCACTGCTGGGTATAAGCAATTCCCACCTGTAGGTTTAGAAAGCCATTAGAGAGCGGTGGTTCCAAATCTGCTCGTGCATCCTTATCTCCAGATAGGTTTCTGTTCTTGTTGTAGCCTCATTAGAGAAAAGCT
Proteins encoded in this window:
- the MBLAC2 gene encoding metallo-beta-lactamase domain-containing protein 2, which gives rise to MSALEWYAHKSLGDGIFWIQERFYESGNRANIWLVRGSEQDVVIDTGLGLRSLPEYLYSSGLLQDHGAKEDAACRPLLAVATHVHFDHSGGLYQFDRVAVHHAEAEALARGDNFETVTWLSDSEVVRAPSPGWRARQFRVQAVQPTLILQDGDVINLGDRQLTVMHMPGHSRGSICLHDKDRKILFSGDVVYDGSLIDWLPYSRISDYVGTCERLIELVDRGLVEKVLPGHFNTFGAERLFRLASNYISKAGICHKVSTFAMRSLASLALRVTNSRTSP